A DNA window from Microcystis aeruginosa NIES-843 contains the following coding sequences:
- a CDS encoding GAF domain-containing protein translates to MDNFNPKLTALALVLNVEENLEDIFRKIASMSAHQLRARHCSIMLSSPQELKGEITDYLEVFAHYDDLSPLADQEIIKLDQVIADSVAATGKPLLIKDITRSPFSSAAPYPKRANNNSFISVPIILNEQVIGVINLSFPLDKKHFEPLDLEILQLFAQQAAQSLQIFHLQGMLKSRFVAMAVTREIAEIQSEHLIAVPPYPPKLAKIVAKAFFKELTQAGFGTHQVIEIANEVLNLLQKTLNKHKNRLEAKD, encoded by the coding sequence ATGGATAATTTTAACCCCAAATTAACGGCTCTGGCTCTTGTCTTGAATGTCGAGGAAAATCTCGAAGATATTTTTCGGAAAATAGCTAGTATGAGCGCTCATCAATTGCGAGCGCGGCACTGTTCAATTATGTTAAGCTCTCCACAGGAATTAAAAGGGGAAATTACCGATTATCTAGAAGTTTTTGCCCATTATGATGATCTATCACCCTTGGCTGATCAAGAAATAATTAAACTCGATCAAGTTATTGCCGACAGTGTAGCGGCCACAGGAAAACCTTTACTAATTAAGGATATCACTCGATCGCCATTTTCCAGTGCAGCCCCTTATCCCAAAAGAGCAAATAATAATAGTTTTATATCCGTACCGATTATCCTAAACGAGCAGGTAATCGGAGTAATTAATCTCAGTTTTCCCCTAGACAAAAAACATTTTGAACCATTAGATTTAGAAATCTTGCAGTTATTCGCTCAACAGGCTGCCCAATCCCTGCAAATTTTTCATTTGCAAGGGATGTTAAAATCTCGTTTTGTGGCGATGGCAGTGACTAGGGAAATAGCAGAAATTCAGTCCGAACATTTGATCGCTGTCCCTCCTTATCCCCCAAAATTAGCCAAAATTGTCGCTAAGGCTTTTTTTAAAGAATTGACTCAGGCCGGTTTTGGAACCCATCAAGTTATTGAGATTGCTAATGAGGTTTTGAATTTACTACAAAAGACCCTTAATAAACATAAAAATCGTCTGGAAGCAAAAGATTGA
- a CDS encoding CAP domain-containing protein, with the protein MKSFFKKPYRLGILMLVSTSLMACSALNYSSFTELVPSFSPAPSPSPLDAATLLILENKIYQQVNRYRQSRNLSPLLLNRAISQQARLHSQRMAAGLVPFSHQDFDKRAQTIGVSVPYQAVGENVAVNQGYDDPVMIAVDGWIKSQGHRENMEGDFDSTGIGVATDNQGKLYFTQIFLKRQSDPVSTNSLSYDSIENKSFLIPLEENTNYQVNRYRISQNLPPLRLDARISHEARLFSQKMAHKQAPFSHDGFEGRVKAVQRKIPLEKMGENLAFMKGYPDPVSVAVKGWINSPGHQKNMVGDYNLTGIGIAKNNAGEYYFTQLFVKKR; encoded by the coding sequence ATGAAAAGTTTTTTTAAGAAACCTTATCGGTTAGGAATTTTGATGCTTGTATCGACAAGTTTAATGGCCTGTAGTGCCTTAAACTATAGCTCTTTTACGGAACTCGTGCCATCTTTCTCTCCCGCTCCTTCTCCCTCTCCTTTAGATGCGGCAACTTTACTTATTTTAGAGAATAAAATCTATCAACAGGTCAATCGCTATCGTCAATCTCGTAATTTATCTCCCCTACTGTTAAATCGAGCAATTTCGCAACAGGCAAGATTACATAGCCAACGTATGGCCGCGGGTTTAGTTCCTTTTAGTCATCAAGATTTTGACAAAAGAGCGCAAACTATTGGTGTTTCGGTTCCCTATCAAGCGGTGGGGGAAAATGTGGCAGTTAATCAAGGTTATGATGACCCGGTAATGATTGCGGTGGATGGTTGGATTAAAAGTCAAGGTCATCGGGAAAATATGGAGGGAGATTTTGATAGTACCGGGATTGGAGTAGCGACGGATAATCAAGGGAAATTGTACTTTACTCAAATATTTCTAAAACGTCAATCCGATCCTGTTTCTACTAATTCCCTTAGCTACGATTCTATCGAGAATAAATCTTTTTTAATCCCCCTCGAAGAAAACACTAATTATCAAGTTAATCGCTACCGAATTTCTCAAAATTTACCGCCCCTACGTCTCGATGCTCGTATTAGTCATGAAGCTCGCTTATTTAGTCAAAAAATGGCCCATAAACAGGCTCCTTTTAGTCATGATGGTTTTGAGGGAAGAGTCAAGGCAGTACAAAGGAAGATTCCTTTAGAAAAAATGGGCGAAAATTTGGCTTTTATGAAGGGATATCCTGACCCCGTTAGCGTTGCCGTCAAGGGTTGGATTAATAGCCCCGGCCATCAAAAAAATATGGTTGGTGATTATAATCTCACCGGTATCGGTATCGCTAAAAATAATGCTGGTGAATATTATTTTACACAACTTTTTGTTAAAAAGCGTTGA
- a CDS encoding ribonuclease D, whose protein sequence is MNLDNFQVCDRDLSDDLLSRYLGVNSIAVDTETMGLIPGRDRLCLIQLCDPSGFVTAIRVFRGQTEAPNLKKVMEDERIEKVFHFARFDVAQLSQTFGIATKPIFCTKIASKLARTYTSSHGLKSLVQELEGIELDKTAQSSDWGNAANLTPQQLSYAANDVRYLLSVRDKLIVMLQREERWELAQKCFSCIPIFTALDLQQYKDIFEH, encoded by the coding sequence ATGAACTTAGACAATTTTCAAGTGTGCGATCGAGATTTAAGCGATGACCTATTATCCCGTTATCTAGGGGTTAATTCGATCGCTGTAGATACAGAAACTATGGGATTAATACCGGGGCGCGATCGACTGTGTTTAATTCAACTCTGTGATCCCAGTGGTTTTGTCACTGCCATTCGGGTTTTTAGGGGGCAAACAGAGGCTCCTAATCTCAAAAAGGTCATGGAAGATGAGCGGATAGAAAAAGTCTTTCATTTCGCCCGTTTTGATGTGGCTCAATTGTCCCAAACTTTTGGCATTGCCACTAAACCGATTTTCTGTACCAAAATCGCCAGTAAACTGGCTCGGACTTATACCAGCAGTCACGGTTTAAAAAGTCTCGTGCAGGAATTGGAAGGCATAGAATTAGACAAAACCGCTCAGAGTTCTGATTGGGGAAATGCCGCTAATCTCACCCCACAACAACTGAGTTATGCTGCTAACGATGTGCGCTATTTACTGTCAGTGCGAGATAAATTAATTGTGATGCTGCAAAGAGAAGAAAGATGGGAATTAGCCCAAAAGTGCTTTAGTTGTATCCCCATCTTCACCGCTTTAGATTTACAGCAATACAAAGATATATTTGAGCATTAG
- a CDS encoding DUF3318 domain-containing protein has protein sequence MTSYAASSARAEMSELRRLKTLLPPELQSWVTVEGSTEVNPPLIRCEEIGRDEVEIQIDLAKWENLAIDQRNLLFWHEVARIQNDSIPREGWEMAALAIGLGGAVGELWVQDGLLLLLAMGLCGISGYRLWRKNNGDKILKEAIEADEKAIALATRFGYSLPNAYKSLGSAFKTLIEQTPNRRLRKRYETRLDALRKSAAKAKAQTQGRPPLGEIR, from the coding sequence ATGACATCTTATGCGGCCTCCTCTGCACGAGCCGAAATGAGCGAACTTCGGCGCCTAAAAACCCTACTACCTCCAGAGTTACAAAGTTGGGTAACGGTAGAAGGTTCCACAGAGGTTAATCCCCCCCTGATCCGTTGTGAAGAAATTGGCAGAGATGAGGTAGAAATTCAGATAGATTTAGCCAAATGGGAAAATTTAGCCATCGATCAGCGTAATTTGCTCTTTTGGCATGAAGTCGCCAGGATTCAAAATGATAGTATTCCCCGGGAAGGCTGGGAAATGGCCGCCCTCGCTATTGGCTTAGGTGGTGCGGTGGGGGAATTATGGGTACAGGACGGGTTATTATTGCTTTTGGCTATGGGATTATGTGGGATTTCCGGTTATCGTCTCTGGCGCAAAAATAATGGCGATAAAATTCTCAAAGAAGCGATCGAAGCCGATGAAAAAGCGATCGCCTTGGCCACCCGTTTCGGTTATTCTCTCCCCAACGCCTACAAGAGCCTAGGCAGTGCCTTTAAAACCCTAATTGAACAAACGCCCAACCGTCGTCTGCGTAAGCGTTATGAGACCCGTTTAGATGCCCTAAGAAAGAGTGCAGCCAAAGCGAAAGCCCAAACCCAAGGCCGTCCGCCCCTAGGTGAGATTCGTTAG
- a CDS encoding anti-sigma factor antagonist (This anti-anti-sigma factor, or anti-sigma factor antagonist, belongs to a family that includes characterized members SpoIIAA, RsbV, RsfA, and RsfB.), which produces MTSQIPETRFLIIPMEYPVLRMPDRLTVLEAVQFKDLFHHLIAQTPTPEKVILDLNATQFMDSSGVGALVHNLKAAREKNIELVLANVHPPVMGVLSITGLDQLFTFQTPPLAAQENGFTPTENHLPETHPSIRSWLKRGLDILGGIVGLLITGVIFVPIAIAIKLDSPGPIFFSQTRCGWLGKQFTILKFRSMCVDAETLKDKIPNQAEGAFFKNKNDPRITRVGKFLRRTSLDELPQFWNVITGEMSLVGTRPPTPDEVERYDVPQWQRLDVKPGMTGEWQVNGRSQVRNFEEVIQLDLRYQENWSLGYDLQLIFKTILILFQKNSGAF; this is translated from the coding sequence ATGACTTCCCAAATTCCTGAAACACGTTTTCTAATCATTCCGATGGAGTATCCGGTTTTGCGGATGCCCGATCGCTTGACTGTTCTGGAAGCAGTACAGTTCAAGGATTTGTTTCACCATCTCATCGCCCAAACACCCACTCCCGAAAAAGTCATTCTTGATCTAAATGCCACTCAATTTATGGATAGTAGTGGTGTCGGTGCTTTAGTCCATAATCTCAAAGCGGCTAGGGAAAAAAATATCGAGTTAGTGCTGGCTAACGTCCATCCCCCAGTGATGGGGGTTTTATCGATTACGGGACTAGATCAATTATTCACTTTCCAAACCCCTCCCCTAGCAGCCCAAGAAAACGGCTTTACTCCCACTGAAAACCATCTACCGGAAACCCATCCCTCGATTCGCAGTTGGTTAAAGCGCGGTCTTGACATTCTTGGTGGCATCGTGGGTTTATTAATCACGGGGGTTATTTTTGTCCCCATTGCTATCGCTATTAAGTTAGACAGTCCAGGTCCAATTTTTTTCAGTCAAACCCGCTGCGGTTGGTTGGGAAAGCAATTTACGATTCTTAAGTTTCGTTCCATGTGTGTGGATGCAGAAACACTCAAGGATAAAATCCCCAATCAAGCGGAGGGAGCTTTTTTTAAGAATAAAAATGATCCCAGGATTACCCGGGTAGGAAAATTTTTACGTCGTACCAGCTTAGACGAATTGCCCCAGTTTTGGAATGTGATCACCGGTGAAATGAGTCTTGTCGGCACTCGTCCCCCCACACCGGATGAGGTGGAACGCTACGATGTTCCCCAATGGCAACGTTTAGATGTAAAACCCGGTATGACGGGGGAATGGCAGGTGAATGGTCGCTCTCAGGTGCGTAATTTTGAAGAAGTAATTCAACTAGATTTGCGCTATCAGGAAAATTGGAGTTTAGGCTACGATCTACAACTGATTTTTAAAACAATTTTGATTCTCTTTCAAAAAAACAGTGGTGCCTTCTGA
- a CDS encoding ATP-binding protein, with protein MVPSEVLNSPSFPLQFHLQVQTELAALIPVLQWFESHGRSFLPDSVLWQCKVALAEGFTNTVRYAHQHLPPTTPIDLELTLKSHSLEIRIWDHGQPFDLQAKLDSLQQHPLAPLEMESDRGLLFMRSLTDSLQ; from the coding sequence GTGGTGCCTTCTGAAGTCTTAAATTCCCCTTCTTTCCCCCTCCAATTCCATCTACAAGTCCAGACGGAATTGGCAGCTTTAATCCCAGTCCTACAATGGTTTGAATCTCACGGCCGCTCTTTTTTACCTGACTCGGTGCTTTGGCAGTGTAAGGTGGCTTTAGCAGAAGGATTTACTAATACTGTCCGTTACGCTCACCAACATTTACCACCGACCACACCGATCGATCTAGAATTAACTTTAAAGTCCCATTCTCTAGAAATAAGAATATGGGATCACGGTCAACCTTTTGATCTGCAAGCCAAACTCGATTCTCTACAACAACATCCCCTCGCACCTTTGGAAATGGAAAGCGATCGAGGATTACTTTTCATGCGTTCTCTTACTGATAGTTTACAATAG
- a CDS encoding IS5-like element ISMae4 family transposase has protein sequence MFISKIMDYQNLSDEQFKRRFGVYKQTYRKMVESVKSVEADSNSPSKRGPKPKLSIEEQVLVTLEYWREYRTYFHIGTSWELSESTICRIVNKTEKMLLQSGNFRLKGKKALLNQAEIPVITVMDVTETPIERPQKKQKDFFSGKRGYHTLKSQLVADQNTEEIICVFCGKGRGHDFSLFKKSRVRFHPLTTSIEDSGYQGIAAYHSNSYTPKKKSKNRKLTELEKEYNKALAKERIIIEHINRKLKIFKILSCKYRNRRRRYSLRVNLLAAIYNCELGIGIAAS, from the coding sequence ATGTTTATTAGCAAAATTATGGATTATCAAAACTTATCAGATGAACAATTCAAACGCCGTTTCGGTGTGTACAAACAAACATATAGAAAGATGGTAGAATCAGTAAAAAGTGTTGAAGCCGACTCTAATTCACCATCTAAAAGGGGACCGAAACCTAAACTATCTATAGAAGAACAAGTTTTAGTAACGTTAGAATATTGGCGAGAATATAGAACATATTTTCACATTGGTACAAGCTGGGAACTATCAGAATCAACTATATGTCGGATTGTAAATAAGACGGAAAAAATGCTTTTACAATCGGGAAACTTCCGTTTAAAAGGAAAAAAAGCTTTACTCAATCAAGCAGAGATACCGGTCATAACGGTAATGGATGTAACGGAAACTCCCATTGAACGCCCCCAAAAGAAACAGAAAGATTTTTTTTCGGGTAAAAGAGGTTATCATACTTTAAAATCCCAATTAGTAGCTGATCAAAATACAGAGGAAATTATCTGTGTCTTCTGTGGGAAAGGTAGAGGTCATGATTTTAGTTTATTTAAAAAAAGTCGAGTTCGTTTTCATCCTTTAACTACCAGCATAGAAGACAGTGGTTATCAGGGAATAGCTGCATACCATAGTAATAGTTATACACCGAAAAAGAAATCGAAAAATAGAAAATTAACAGAGTTAGAAAAAGAGTATAACAAGGCTTTAGCTAAAGAAAGGATTATCATTGAACATATAAATAGGAAACTCAAAATCTTTAAAATCTTATCCTGTAAATATCGGAATCGTCGTCGAAGATATAGTTTAAGAGTTAACTTGTTGGCGGCTATTTATAACTGTGAGTTAGGGATAGGTATAGCAGCTTCTTAA
- a CDS encoding serine/threonine-protein kinase, giving the protein MSLCLNPDCLYNNDPTDKFCQKCRFQLLLKDRYRAIKLIGQGGFGKTFQAIDEDKPSKPYCVIKQFFPSAQGSNALKKAAELFKEEAISLDNLGQHPQIPSLYAYFTSNDGRQYLVQEYIEGENLEQELQSEGVFNEEKIKHLLLEILPILDFIHAKRVIHRDIKPANIIRRRSDNKIILVDFGASKFMTIANLSLTGTVIGSAGYIAPEQSNGKAINSSDLYSLGVTCIYLLTGISPFELFDVSEHEWVWRQHLINNPVSVELGKILDKLIEFGTKKRYQSAGEFLQELAVKLAVVIPPKPRSQNTIQETVLPVFPAATRGEINLKSAKEIDYTNLRDFLAQEKWQEADQETANLFLKVADRTKEKYLKIEDIDNFPCEDLATINQLWLKYSQGKFGISVQKRIYESLGGSGNYDQQKWNAFGSKVGWRVNNKWLYYDQITFSLKAPSGHLPTLVWGVGGGIILFSRLETCTIDVVSSRG; this is encoded by the coding sequence ATGAGTTTATGTCTTAATCCCGATTGTCTATATAACAATGATCCTACAGATAAATTCTGTCAAAAATGTCGCTTTCAATTATTACTAAAAGATCGTTATCGTGCTATAAAATTAATTGGTCAAGGAGGTTTCGGTAAAACTTTTCAAGCAATTGATGAGGATAAACCTTCTAAACCTTATTGTGTGATTAAACAATTTTTTCCTAGCGCTCAAGGCAGTAATGCTCTCAAGAAAGCGGCGGAATTATTTAAAGAAGAAGCGATTAGTTTAGATAATCTCGGTCAACACCCACAAATTCCCTCCCTCTATGCCTATTTTACCAGCAATGATGGGCGACAATATCTTGTTCAAGAATATATTGAGGGAGAAAATCTAGAACAAGAATTACAAAGCGAGGGAGTTTTCAATGAGGAAAAGATCAAACATCTTTTATTAGAAATTTTGCCAATTCTTGATTTTATCCATGCTAAAAGAGTCATTCATCGGGATATTAAACCAGCTAATATAATTAGGAGACGCAGCGATAATAAAATAATTTTAGTTGATTTCGGTGCCTCTAAATTCATGACCATTGCTAACCTTTCCCTGACAGGAACAGTGATCGGTTCGGCGGGATATATCGCCCCAGAACAAAGCAATGGCAAAGCGATTAATAGCAGTGATTTATATAGTTTGGGAGTCACTTGTATCTATTTATTAACGGGAATATCTCCCTTTGAATTATTCGATGTGAGTGAACATGAATGGGTATGGAGACAGCACCTGATTAATAATCCTGTTAGTGTTGAATTAGGTAAAATTTTAGATAAATTAATTGAATTTGGCACCAAAAAACGTTATCAATCAGCCGGGGAATTCCTACAAGAGTTAGCAGTAAAATTAGCCGTAGTGATTCCGCCAAAACCCCGATCACAGAATACAATTCAAGAAACGGTTTTGCCAGTTTTTCCAGCCGCCACCAGGGGGGAAATTAACCTCAAAAGTGCCAAGGAAATTGATTACACTAACCTACGGGATTTCTTAGCGCAAGAAAAATGGCAAGAGGCAGATCAAGAAACGGCTAATCTCTTCTTAAAAGTTGCCGATCGAACTAAAGAAAAATATCTTAAGATAGAAGACATAGATAACTTTCCCTGTGAAGATTTAGCCACTATCAATCAACTCTGGTTAAAATATAGTCAGGGAAAATTCGGTATATCTGTTCAGAAAAGAATCTATGAAAGTTTGGGAGGAAGCGGCAATTATGACCAACAAAAATGGAACGCTTTTGGGTCAAAAGTCGGTTGGCGAGTTAATAACAAGTGGTTATACTACGATCAAATTACTTTCTCTCTCAAAGCACCTTCCGGACATCTTCCCACCCTTGTCTGGGGTGTGGGGGGTGGGATAATTCTTTTTTCTCGTCTGGAAACCTGTACCATTGACGTAGTTTCTAGCAGAGGATAA
- the sbcD gene encoding exonuclease subunit SbcD — protein MIKILHLSDIHMGSGFSHGRLNPKTGLNTRLEDFMGSLSLCIDRAIASPVDLVLFGGDAFPDATPPPFVHEAFASQFRRLADAKIPTVLLVGNHDQHSQGNGGVSLSIYRTLAVPGFIVGDRLTTHRITTRNGDIQVITLPWLTRATLLTRPETEGLSLSGVNELLINRLEPVLEGEIRQLDTSVPTVLLAHLMADRASLGAERFLAVGKGFTVPLSLLNRPQFEYVALGHVHKHQNLNPSNDPPIVYPGSIDRVDFSEEKEDKGYVLIEVAKGEVKWEFCPLPVRPFRSIEVDVSEAENPQKELLKALKKHDIQEAVIRLVYKIRSEQLELINTNQLDEALKTAHSYSIRAELISQLTRPRLPELGVGNQLDPMEALKAYIDNKTDLRDIVDDMLEAAQLLLNQQPEIWLEEETSI, from the coding sequence ATGATTAAAATACTGCACTTATCGGATATTCACATGGGGAGCGGTTTTTCCCATGGACGTTTAAATCCAAAAACGGGATTAAACACGCGTTTAGAGGATTTTATGGGCAGTTTAAGCCTCTGTATCGATCGGGCTATTGCCTCCCCTGTGGATCTAGTGCTTTTTGGGGGAGATGCCTTTCCCGATGCCACTCCCCCTCCTTTTGTCCACGAAGCTTTTGCCAGTCAATTCCGTCGTCTTGCCGATGCTAAGATCCCGACGGTGTTATTAGTGGGTAATCACGATCAACATTCTCAGGGTAATGGCGGTGTCAGTCTCTCCATCTATCGTACCCTAGCGGTGCCAGGGTTTATTGTTGGCGATCGCCTGACCACCCATCGCATCACCACTCGCAACGGCGATATCCAAGTAATTACTTTACCTTGGTTAACCCGCGCCACTCTCTTAACCCGTCCCGAAACCGAGGGTTTATCCTTGAGTGGGGTAAATGAATTGTTAATTAACCGTTTAGAACCGGTTTTAGAAGGAGAAATTCGCCAATTAGATACAAGTGTACCAACAGTTTTATTAGCCCATTTAATGGCCGATCGAGCTAGTTTAGGAGCAGAAAGATTTTTAGCGGTTGGTAAAGGTTTTACTGTGCCTTTATCGTTGCTAAATCGTCCACAATTCGAGTATGTTGCCCTTGGTCATGTTCACAAACACCAAAATCTTAATCCTAGCAATGATCCGCCTATTGTCTATCCGGGCAGCATCGATCGAGTGGATTTTAGCGAGGAAAAAGAAGATAAGGGCTATGTTTTAATAGAAGTGGCTAAAGGAGAGGTTAAATGGGAATTTTGTCCTTTACCCGTGCGTCCTTTCCGTTCCATCGAAGTGGATGTTTCCGAGGCAGAAAACCCCCAAAAAGAATTGCTGAAAGCTCTCAAAAAACACGATATTCAGGAAGCAGTTATCCGCTTAGTTTATAAAATTCGCAGTGAACAATTAGAACTAATCAACACCAATCAGCTTGACGAGGCATTAAAAACTGCCCATAGTTATAGTATTCGGGCGGAATTAATTAGTCAATTAACCCGTCCCCGTTTACCGGAATTAGGGGTGGGTAATCAATTAGATCCGATGGAGGCGTTAAAAGCTTATATCGATAATAAGACAGATTTGCGGGATATTGTCGATGATATGTTAGAGGCAGCCCAGCTTTTATTAAATCAACAGCCAGAAATTTGGCTAGAGGAAGAAACCTCGATTTAG
- the petN gene encoding cytochrome b6-f complex subunit PetN — MDILTLGWVSILALFTWSIAMVVWGRNGF; from the coding sequence ATGGATATTTTGACACTTGGTTGGGTTAGCATTCTCGCCCTGTTCACTTGGTCGATCGCCATGGTGGTTTGGGGTCGTAACGGTTTCTAG
- the aroB gene encoding 3-dehydroquinate synthase: MAICIPVNLPDRSYNILIEKGSLANLGGEMSQLSLGKKVLLVSNPEIFDYYGQIAVNSLEKAGFAVFTHLIPAGENYKTLDAIAQVYDSALAHRLERSSTMVALGGGVIGDMTGFAAATWLRGVNFVQVPTTLLAMVDASIGGKTGVNHPQGKNLIGAFYQPKLVLIDPDVLKTLPVREFRAGMAEVIKYGVIWDAELFQQLEDSDNLASFSQIDGELLQTIITKSCQAKADVVSKDEKEAGLRAILNYGHTIAHGIESLTGYTSVNHGEAVALGMVAAGAIAVKLGMWTAGENQRQTDLIEKAALETRMPPLNADEMVNALTADKKVKDGQVRFILPTAIGQVTISDRVTPTLVREVLSPTESGQ; this comes from the coding sequence ATGGCTATTTGTATTCCCGTTAATTTACCCGATCGCTCCTATAATATTCTGATCGAGAAGGGCAGTTTAGCTAATCTCGGTGGAGAAATGAGCCAGTTAAGCTTAGGTAAAAAGGTTTTATTGGTTTCTAATCCCGAAATTTTTGACTATTACGGGCAGATAGCCGTTAATTCCCTAGAAAAAGCGGGATTTGCCGTTTTTACTCATCTGATCCCCGCCGGCGAAAATTATAAAACCCTCGATGCGATCGCCCAAGTTTATGATAGCGCCCTCGCTCACCGGTTGGAACGTTCCTCGACTATGGTTGCCCTCGGTGGTGGTGTAATCGGGGATATGACGGGATTTGCGGCAGCCACATGGTTACGGGGCGTTAATTTTGTCCAAGTTCCCACCACCCTGTTAGCGATGGTGGACGCTTCCATCGGGGGTAAAACTGGTGTCAATCATCCCCAGGGCAAAAATCTGATCGGGGCGTTTTATCAACCGAAATTAGTTCTGATCGATCCTGACGTGCTTAAAACCCTACCCGTGCGAGAATTTCGGGCTGGAATGGCAGAAGTGATTAAATACGGTGTAATTTGGGATGCTGAGTTATTTCAACAGTTAGAAGACTCGGACAATTTAGCTAGTTTTTCTCAGATCGATGGCGAGCTATTGCAAACAATTATTACAAAGTCTTGCCAAGCTAAAGCAGATGTGGTAAGCAAAGACGAAAAAGAAGCGGGTTTGCGGGCGATCTTAAACTATGGTCACACGATCGCCCACGGCATTGAAAGTTTAACGGGATATACTAGCGTTAACCACGGGGAAGCGGTGGCCCTGGGGATGGTGGCGGCAGGAGCGATCGCTGTTAAACTGGGAATGTGGACCGCCGGGGAAAATCAACGTCAAACCGATCTAATCGAAAAAGCCGCCTTAGAAACCCGTATGCCGCCTTTAAATGCCGATGAGATGGTAAATGCTCTCACTGCCGATAAAAAGGTTAAAGATGGCCAAGTTAGATTTATTTTACCAACGGCGATCGGCCAAGTCACCATTAGCGATCGAGTCACCCCCACCCTGGTGCGCGAGGTGTTATCACCAACCGAATCCGGGCAGTAA
- a CDS encoding geranylgeranyl reductase family protein, translating into MFDCIIIGAGPAGATAGYHLAKKGRTILILDKAKLPRYKPCGGGVSPAIKQWFDFDFTPVIENTVTQVEFTWKQGDAATTKLNMLEPMWMVQRDRFDDFLGQQAIAVGATIQDNSEVTQIKFVQDHWQVTTSQGTFSGKYLIAADGVKGNTSRWLGLPAKNQAIGATLEITNAEATIPPQKAFFDFGSLKNGYIWAFPKSNGYTISGGCFKGSIKSEELKKQLLNYARQKGWNLEDYRYSEYALALWNGNKPLHAQNALITGEAAGILDPLIGEGIRPAILTGVKAAEAIDRALAGDNQALAGYSRIIREEWGEDMALAAKLAGLFYQFTQIAYNIAVKRPIAGQLMGRILVGDLKYRDVTEQAMQQLKKLLLPGFGW; encoded by the coding sequence ATGTTTGACTGTATTATCATCGGTGCGGGACCAGCAGGAGCGACGGCGGGTTATCATCTAGCTAAAAAGGGGCGAACGATCCTGATCCTCGATAAAGCGAAATTACCCCGTTATAAACCCTGTGGTGGTGGGGTATCCCCAGCAATTAAGCAGTGGTTTGATTTTGACTTTACCCCCGTGATTGAGAATACCGTCACCCAAGTGGAGTTTACTTGGAAACAGGGGGATGCCGCCACCACTAAGTTAAATATGCTAGAACCGATGTGGATGGTACAAAGGGATCGTTTCGATGATTTTTTAGGTCAACAGGCGATCGCAGTCGGGGCAACCATCCAAGATAACAGCGAAGTTACCCAGATCAAATTCGTTCAAGATCACTGGCAAGTTACCACATCCCAAGGAACATTTTCAGGTAAATATCTGATTGCTGCCGATGGTGTTAAGGGTAATACCAGTCGCTGGTTGGGATTACCGGCGAAAAACCAAGCGATCGGGGCTACTCTGGAAATTACTAACGCAGAAGCGACTATTCCACCCCAAAAAGCTTTTTTTGATTTTGGTTCCCTAAAAAATGGTTATATCTGGGCTTTTCCCAAGTCTAATGGTTACACAATTAGCGGTGGTTGTTTTAAGGGCAGCATCAAATCCGAGGAGCTGAAAAAACAACTGTTAAATTATGCCCGTCAAAAGGGCTGGAATTTAGAGGATTATCGCTATAGTGAGTATGCTTTAGCCCTTTGGAACGGAAATAAACCGCTACACGCCCAAAATGCCCTAATTACAGGAGAAGCGGCGGGTATTCTCGATCCTCTCATCGGTGAGGGTATCCGTCCGGCAATTTTGACGGGAGTTAAGGCAGCCGAGGCGATCGATCGAGCTTTAGCCGGAGATAATCAGGCTTTAGCAGGCTATAGTCGGATAATTCGGGAAGAATGGGGGGAAGATATGGCTTTAGCGGCCAAATTAGCCGGTTTATTCTATCAATTTACCCAAATCGCCTACAATATCGCCGTTAAACGCCCGATCGCCGGTCAACTGATGGGACGTATTCTCGTGGGAGATTTAAAATACCGGGATGTTACGGAACAAGCGATGCAACAATTGAAAAAGCTTTTACTGCCCGGATTCGGTTGGTGA